The Xanthobacter flavus genome includes a window with the following:
- a CDS encoding amino acid ABC transporter permease, whose translation MTDISAPRPSITPATPFVSTAFHEPQPAPVATRGPILWARQHLFGSVPQVLLTLFGLWLLYVTVPPLIKFFLIDAVWTGTNRDACLAEKLGRPVGACWPFIWAKLDQLIYGFYPASERWRVNVVYWLGALLLLPLLIQSVPYKRLNAILFFGAYPVVAFVLLTGGNLDLQRFVLGWLGVNFSALGGPQGLRTGFWIDYALSTVLLTAIAYGISRVLAGPEGGRSSAKTTLSILGVLAVVLLAVDIDVGLPQVETRLWGGLLVTLVIAVTGITVSLPFGILLALGRRSRLPLVKWLCIIFIEFWRGVPLITVLFFATYMLPLFLPGRFTIDGLLRALVGVALFASAYMAEVVRGGLQAIPKGQYEGAMAVGLRSGLMMRLVVLPQALKLVIPGIVNNFIGLFKDTTLVLIVSIFDLLGSMRAAFTDPNWASPTTLFTGFGFAGIIYFVFCFGMSRYSMALEKRLDRAHRH comes from the coding sequence ATGACGGACATCTCCGCCCCCCGCCCCTCCATCACGCCCGCGACACCCTTCGTCTCGACGGCGTTCCACGAGCCCCAGCCGGCTCCGGTCGCGACCCGTGGGCCCATCCTGTGGGCGCGCCAGCACCTGTTCGGCTCCGTGCCCCAGGTGCTGCTGACGCTGTTCGGCCTGTGGCTGCTCTATGTCACCGTGCCGCCGCTGATCAAATTCTTCCTGATCGATGCGGTGTGGACCGGCACCAACCGCGACGCCTGCCTCGCCGAGAAGCTCGGCCGTCCGGTGGGCGCCTGCTGGCCCTTCATCTGGGCCAAGCTCGACCAGCTCATCTACGGCTTCTATCCGGCCAGCGAGCGCTGGCGGGTGAATGTGGTCTACTGGCTCGGCGCCCTTCTGCTGCTGCCGCTGCTGATCCAGAGCGTGCCGTACAAGCGGCTCAACGCGATCCTCTTCTTCGGCGCCTATCCGGTGGTCGCCTTCGTGCTGCTCACCGGCGGCAACCTCGATCTCCAGCGCTTCGTGCTCGGCTGGCTCGGCGTCAACTTTTCCGCCCTCGGTGGCCCGCAGGGGCTGAGGACCGGCTTCTGGATCGACTATGCCCTTTCCACCGTGCTCCTGACCGCCATCGCCTACGGAATCTCCCGCGTCCTCGCGGGGCCGGAGGGTGGGCGCTCGTCGGCGAAGACCACGCTGAGCATCCTCGGCGTGCTGGCGGTGGTGCTGCTGGCGGTGGACATCGACGTGGGGCTGCCCCAGGTCGAGACGCGCCTGTGGGGCGGACTTCTGGTGACGCTGGTGATCGCCGTCACCGGCATCACCGTTTCCCTCCCGTTCGGCATCCTGCTGGCGCTGGGCCGGCGCTCGCGCCTGCCACTGGTGAAGTGGCTGTGCATCATCTTCATCGAGTTCTGGCGCGGCGTGCCGCTCATCACGGTGCTGTTCTTCGCCACCTACATGCTGCCCCTGTTCCTGCCCGGCCGCTTCACCATCGACGGGCTGCTGCGGGCGCTGGTGGGCGTCGCCTTGTTCGCCTCGGCCTATATGGCAGAGGTGGTGCGCGGCGGCCTGCAGGCGATCCCCAAGGGCCAGTATGAGGGCGCCATGGCTGTGGGACTGCGCTCGGGGCTCATGATGCGCCTCGTCGTGCTGCCGCAGGCGCTCAAGCTGGTGATCCCGGGCATCGTCAACAACTTCATCGGCCTGTTCAAGGATACGACGCTGGTGCTGATCGTCTCGATCTTCGACCTGCTCGGTTCCATGCGCGCGGCCTTCACCGATCCCAACTGGGCCTCGCCCACCACCCTGTTCACCGGCTTCGGCTTCGCCGGCATCATCTACTTCGTCTTCTGCTTCGGCATGTCCCGGTATTCGATGGCGCTGGAGAAGCGCCTCGACCGGGCTCACCGGCACTGA
- a CDS encoding amino acid ABC transporter permease, with the protein MSEVSPAAPPRPTGRRWSWTDPKLRSQVIQITVAIILVWLLWSFYSNAQSNLTRLGIASGFGFLDNRAGFAISQSLVPYNESMSYGRAFLVGLLNTLLVAFLGVILATLIGFLMGVARLSKNVVIKALASAYVEITRNLPPLFQIMFWYLAVLATLPGPRQSWGFGLQPLLGAIGSGLSSIGLGFLGAPLSAYAATLAAPGVFINNRGLVVPRPIFEDGSMAILYALIAAFVLSFLLARWAKKRREATGRFFPVFWTSLGLIIVLPLLASAAMGFPVSVEKPELRGFNFAGGLRVIPEFVSLLLALSIYTGGFIAEIVRSGILAVSKGQSEAAHSLGLRNGPTLRLVIIPQAMRVIVPPLTSQYLNLTKNSSLGVAVGYPDLFAVFAGTTLNQTGQAIEIIAIIMAVYLTISIVTSAIMGWYNKRVALVER; encoded by the coding sequence ATGTCTGAAGTCAGCCCTGCCGCGCCGCCGCGGCCGACGGGCCGTCGCTGGTCCTGGACGGATCCAAAGCTGCGGTCGCAGGTGATCCAGATCACCGTCGCGATCATCCTCGTCTGGCTGCTGTGGTCGTTCTATTCCAATGCCCAGTCCAACCTGACCCGGCTCGGCATCGCCTCAGGCTTCGGCTTCCTCGACAACCGCGCCGGCTTCGCCATCAGCCAGTCGCTGGTCCCCTACAACGAATCCATGTCCTACGGCCGCGCCTTCCTGGTGGGCCTGCTCAACACCCTGCTGGTGGCCTTCCTCGGTGTCATCCTCGCGACCCTCATCGGCTTCCTGATGGGCGTGGCCCGGCTGTCGAAGAATGTGGTCATCAAGGCGCTGGCCTCCGCTTATGTGGAGATCACGCGCAACCTGCCGCCGCTGTTCCAGATCATGTTCTGGTACCTCGCCGTGCTGGCCACCCTGCCGGGTCCACGCCAGAGCTGGGGCTTCGGCCTCCAGCCGCTGCTCGGCGCCATCGGCTCGGGCCTGTCCTCCATCGGCCTCGGCTTCCTCGGCGCCCCGCTCTCGGCCTATGCGGCCACCCTCGCCGCCCCGGGGGTGTTCATCAACAATCGCGGCCTCGTGGTGCCGCGCCCGATCTTCGAGGACGGCTCCATGGCCATCCTCTACGCCCTCATCGCCGCCTTCGTCTTGAGCTTCCTGCTCGCACGTTGGGCAAAGAAGCGGCGGGAGGCGACGGGTCGTTTCTTCCCCGTCTTCTGGACCTCCCTCGGCCTTATCATCGTGCTGCCCCTCCTCGCCTCCGCCGCGATGGGCTTTCCGGTGAGTGTGGAGAAGCCGGAACTGCGTGGCTTCAACTTCGCTGGCGGCCTGCGCGTCATCCCCGAATTCGTGTCGCTGCTGCTGGCGCTCTCCATCTACACCGGCGGCTTCATCGCCGAGATCGTGCGCTCGGGCATCCTGGCGGTGTCGAAGGGCCAGAGCGAGGCGGCCCATTCGCTGGGCCTGCGCAATGGGCCGACGCTGCGCCTCGTCATCATCCCTCAGGCCATGCGGGTGATCGTGCCGCCGCTCACCAGCCAGTATCTCAACCTCACCAAGAACTCCTCGCTTGGCGTCGCGGTGGGCTATCCCGACCTGTTCGCGGTGTTCGCGGGCACAACGCTGAACCAGACCGGACAGGCCATCGAGATCATCGCCATCATCATGGCGGTCTATCTCACCATCTCCATCGTCACCTCGGCGATCATGGGCTGGTACAACAAGCGCGTCGCGCTGGTGGAGCGGTGA